The Bradyrhizobium sp. CCBAU 051011 DNA segment ACGCCAGGGGCGTCAAGCATGGCACGGTGCAGGACAAGCTGTTTCTGCCGGGCTTGAAGAAGCTCGCTTTCCTGCGCGATTCCGGCTTCTTCGGCCGCATGCTCTCGGTGCGCGGCGAGTTCGGCTATTGGGTGTTCGAAGGCGGCTGGCAGGAGGCGCAGCGGCCGTCGTGGAATTACCGCAGCGAGGACGGCGGCGGCATTATTCTCGACATGGTCTGCCACTGGCGCTACGTACTCGACAATCTCTTCGGCGAGGTCGAGAGCATTTCCTGCCTCGGCACGACAGACATCCCCGAACGTTTCGACGAGAAGGGCAAGAAGTACACGGCGACCGCCGATGACTCCGCCTATGCCACTTTCCGCCTCAAGGGCGGCGTGATCGCGCATATCAATATGAGCTGGGTGACGCGGGTCTATCGTGACGACCTCGTCACCTTCCAGGTCGACGGCACGCACGGTTCAGCGGTCGCGGGCCTGACGGATTGCGTGATCCAGGCGCGCCAGGCGACGCCACGGCCGGTATGGAACCCGGACGAAAAGCGGACCCATGATTTCTATGCCGACTGGCAGAAGGTTCCGGAGAACGTCGTCTACGACAACGGTTTCAAGGAGCAGTGGGAGATGTTCATCCGCCACGTCTGCGAGGACGCGCCTTACAAGTTCACGCTGCTGGAAGGCGCCAAGGGCGTGCAGCTTGCCGAATGCGCGCTGCAGAGCTGGCGCGAGCGGCGCTGGATCGACGTTGCCCCGATCAAGGTGTGAGGAGGCCTAGCCATGAACAAGCCCGTCCTGCCGATGTCCTCGTTGTCACTAAGGCTGCCGACGGCGGATCGTTCGATCGAGACGTATCGCCTGGCGGCGTCGCGGACGTTTCCGGCAAAGCTCGAAGGCACGCTCAACCGCGTGGCTTTCTCGGCCGCGCACGTGGTTGCGGATCCGTTTGTCGATAACGATCCCTGGCTAAGCGCTGCCATCGATTGGGACCGGACGATTGCGTTCCGCGAGCATATCTGGGAGCTCGGCCTTGGCGTCGCCGAAGCGATGGACACCGCGCAGCGCGGCATGGGGCTGGACTGGCCGACGTCACTGGAGTTGATCCAGCGCTCGGTGAAGGCGGCCAAAGCGAAGGGCAACGCACTGGTGTTCTCCGGCGCCGGCACCGATCACCTCGCGGTGGAAGACGCGAAGTCGATCGATGACGTCATTCGTGCCTATGAAGAGCAGATCGCCGCGGTCGAGAAAGCCGGCGGCCGTATCATCCTGATGGCCTCGCGCGCGCTGGCGAAACTCGGCCGCAGCGCCGACGATTACGCCACGGTCTATAACCGTGTGCTGGGGCAAGTGCGGGAGCCCGTGATCATCCACTGGCTCGGCGACATGTTCGATCCGGCGCTCGCAGGCTATTGGGGCACCGCCGATCTCGACAAGGCGATGGATACGGCGGTCGCCATCATCAACGCCAACGCTGCCAAGGTTGACGGCGTAAAAGTCTCGCTGCTCGACAAGCAGCGCGAGATCGACATGCGCCGGCGGCTCGACAAGAACGTCAAGATGTATACCGGCGACGATTTCAATTATGCCGAATTGATCGCGGGCGACGCGCAGGGCTTTTCCCACGCGCTGCTCGGCATCTTCGACGCCATCGCTCCCGCGGCTTCCTATGCGCTGTCGCGGCTCGCAGCCGGCGACGATGCCGGCTTCCACGACGTATTGGGGCCGACGGTGCCGCTCTCGCGCCATATCTTCCGGGCGCCGACGCGATTCTACAAAACTGGCATTGTCTTCATGGCCTATCTCAACGGCCATCAGGACCATTTCACCATGGTCGGCGGGCAGGAGAGTACGCGCTCGACGCTGCATTTGGCCGAACTGTTTCGTTTGGCCGACAAGGCCGGCCTGCTCTCCAACCCTGAACTGGCGACACGGCGCATGAAGACGGTGCTGGCAACGCGCGGCATCGAGCCCTGATGCGCGATTTCTCGAGCGATCATCGCTGGCTGTCGCTGAACACGGCGACGGTACGCAAGCAGGGCGATCTCGTCGCCATCATCGACGCCTGCGCGCGGCACGGCATCCGGGCCATCGACCCCTGGCGCGACCAGGTCGCATCGGTTGGCCTCGACCGCGCGGTGCGGGCCGTCCGCGATGCCGGGCTTGAATTGTCGGGCTATTGCCGCGGCGGTATGTTCACCTCCGATGCGGCGCGCCGCGTCGAGGCGCGCGACGACAATCGCCGCGCCATCGACGAAGCCAAGGCACTGGGCGCGCCCTGCATCGTGCTTGTTGTCGGCGGCCTGCCGCAATATTCGCGTCCGGGAAGCGCTGTTTCGAAGGATATCGCGGCGGCACGCACGCAGGTTCACGACGCCATCGCCGAAATGCTGGAATATGCGCAGCAGGCCAACATGCCGCTTGCGATCGAACCGCTGCATCCGGCCTATGCCGCCGACCGCGCCTGCGTGAACACGACCAAGCAGGCACTGGATATTTGCGACCAACTCGATCCGCAACGCACCGGCGCGCTCGGCGTGGCGCTCGACGTCTATCACATCTGGTGGGATCCGGAATTGATGTCGCAGATCGCGCGCGCCGGAAAAGATCGCCTGCTCGCGTTTCACGTCTGCGACTGGCTGGTGCCGACCAAAGACATCCTCAACGACCGCGGCATGATGGGCGACGGCGTCATCGACATCAAATCCGCGCGAGCGGCGGTCGAGGCACAGGGCTTTGCCGGTTATTCCGAGATCGAAATCTTCTCCAACGACTGGTGGGCGAGGCCGATGGACGAGGTTTTGAAGACCTGCATCGAGCGGCATCGGACGGTGGTCTAACGGCCGCCAATCGAAGCCTTTGTTCGCTGTCTCAATGGCGGACGGTGATGTCTCGTATGTGAACTGACACGCCTTCTGGTTGTGATAGTGTCGCGTCAAGAGACAGCGCGCGGTTCCAGATTTAACCTTTTGCGCGGCTATTTAGATTAACAAAGGGTTACCGTTGCGCCCCCGCGAACTCCGGCGCTAGCTACACCGCACGGAGAACGTCTCCGCGAGCGATGAGCGACAACATGAAAATCCTTTACGCAATTGCGACCCTCACCCTGCTTTCGACCTCGGCGCAGGCCTGGCAGATCGTGGACCGCTGCACCCACAGCAGGTACTTTGGCAGTGTGTGCACGAGGTCTTTTATCGACGACCCGGTGCGCAACCAGGCGCAAGAGCTGGAAGACGAAAAGGCAAGGCGCGCCAGCATCGAGAAGTGGGAAGCGTTCTGCAAACCGAAGCGCACCTACGACAATGAAGGCGTGGTCCGCCTGGTCTACGCTCGCAAGGGGTGTGAGTTCGGCCGCAGCGAGTAATTGTCCGTTTCCGCTCCTCGCATTCAGCGGGGAGCATCCCGGGCCTTTGCTCGGTGATGCCGTGGCCTTGCTGCGCCCGAAAGACAGCTAAATCTTTATCGACCAAATTGCGATCCGGTTAGTCACGCCGCTTTACGACGCCTCAATGCTTGTCGGCCATTGCTGACGTACGGCATTTATTCAAGAGGCAGCATCAATGCGCGTGTTCATCGCAATCTCGATTGTCGTCGCTTCGGTATCGTCTGTGTCCGCACAGACCGTGGATGCCGCCCAGATCCAAGCGGCGAGGGCTGCAGCGGCCGCCTGGGCTGCGGCAAGTGCCTACGCGCCGATGTACGGCCGGCAAAGCAATTTTTACGTCGGTGGCAGCAGCACCATGAAGATCACGCCCCGGACGGCCGAAGACTTGAAGGCCGATGAAGTCGGCCAGGCGGCATGGAATGAACGCTGTCGGCCGATCGTGGTCGAAGACCGCGAGGGGCTGCGGCGCGTGAGATATGCCGAACGGGATTGCGATCTCTCCCGCTTCAACACCGCCGGCAATTAGCTGCGCGCGGAATTGACCGGCGCGCTGGCTGCGCTGCATCGCTATCGGGCTTGGGCAAGGAAGGCGACGATTTTCTTTCTGTCGTCGCTCGATGAGAGGCCGCCGTACGGCTTCATGCTGTTGCCGGGTACGACCTCATCGGGATTTGCAATGAAGCGGTCGAGCTTCTCCTCGTCCCAGACAAAGCCAGCCTCCTTCATTGCGCCGGAAAACGCGTAATCCGGCAGCGATCCTGCTTTCCGTCCGACGATCTTGTACAGGTTGGGGCCAAGCCGATTGTCGCCCTCTCTCACCAGGTGGCAGGTTCGGCAGGCATTGTTAAACGCCTGTTGTCCTGAGGCCTCCTCCGTGCCTTGCGGCGCCTGAGGCAGGGCGGAAGGCGATGCAAGCATGTACGCCGTTCCGCTCAATGCCATTATCAGGATCAACCGGCGCCGGTGTCGCGCACGTTTGTCTTGCCGGCTGGATGCTGGCCGGCCGAGGGGCGTAATGGAGTGCCATGGCCTCATTCGATCACCTCGTTAGCCAAGGGATTGGTCAAAGTTGCGGTCACGTCAGGGGCTTGCGATCTGCCGCAGCGTGTTGAAGCGGGCCTTCTGTTCGCTGCCCAGCGTGGCATAGAACTTGTCCAATGCTTCCTGCACCCAATCGGCTGCCTCGATCATGGCCTTGAGCCGCTTCTCCATCGCGTCCAGCCGCCCGACCGGGGTAAGCGGCACGTCGTCCGGGCAGACAGCTTGCAGCCCTGCAACCGCCTTCTTGGTCACGTCGCTCAAGCGGTCGAGCGCTTCCTTTTGCTCGCCTGCCGGCCGTACGACAGCCTCGATCCGTTCGATCGGCATTTGGGTGAGGCTGGATTTCGGATCGCCGCAGCCCTCGGCTTGAGCACTCGCTTGCTGCTGCGGGCGTTCGCCGAGGCTCGGACCGAGCGCGTTGAAACGTGCCTTTTGCTCGTCGTTCAGCGAATTATAGAACTTCTCAAGTGCCGGCCGTACGATGGTTATCGCGTCGAGCGTCGCTTTTACGCGGTTCGTCATCGCTCGCAAGCGGCCAGGTGGCGTCATCGCATAGGAATCGGCGCAGGATTCCTTGAACACGTCGGCCGCCTTTGCCGCAGCGGTCTTCAATTCATCGAGCAGGGCACGCTGCTCGGGTGTCGGCCGTACCGCCCGCGTGATCTCTGCAATCGGCCAGGCGGTCACGCCCTTGCCTGGATCTCCGCACAATTGCCGGAGAGTCTGCGGGCTCACGCTTGCGCGTCCGCGCGCTCGAGAATCGGTGATCGCCGCACCTGGTTCAGGATATCGGGCATAAGCGGAATAGGGGCTGTCCGTACCCCAGAATACCGTGTCGACGAAGTCGTCGTAAGCGTAGGCCCAATAGCCGGGGTCGTAGGCGGTGGGCCAGAACGTATATTCGAAGATGTCGGAATAGGCATAGGGCCAGAACACCGGGCCGAGCCAGGCCACAAACGCTGCGCGGTGGCCGCGCCGCCAGGCATGGCGGGGCGCCCAGCCGTTCTCCCGCGCGGTGAGCTCCGCGCGTGCTTGCAGGGCATCATTGCTGCGGAACTGCGCGGCAAACCGTCCGCGTGCGGCAGCCTGCACAGCGGCAGCAGCGGCGGATCGTTCAGCCGAAGGCGGTGGTGCCAGCCGCTGCAGGCGCGCCTGATCGCTTTGCTGCATGCGCTGTTCGCGCTGGAGCAGGCGGCTCTGTGTCTGCAGCAACCGCTCCTGCGCGCGTTGCGCCTGGCGGCCTTCCGGCTTTTGCGACTGCAATTGCTGTACGCGCTGCTGCAGGCGATCGATGCGGCCTTGGCGCTCCGTGCTCTGGCGCGACAGCACCTCACGCTGCCGTTCCTGGACCATTTGCTGTCGCTGCTGGATGCGCTGCTGCACACGCGTTTCGATCTGTTCCGTTCGCGACGGCCGTGCCTCCGCACCGGGAGATGCGCTCGGGCGCGATGGCGCAGCGATGCGCGGCTCGGGAGCTCTCGTCATGGCCGGTCGCTGCGGCGGTGCTGCACGCTGGATTTCGGGGCGTGGCCCTGCAACGCGCGGTGCGGCCGGTCGCGGCGGTGCGGCGATACGCGGTGGAGCATGATGCGGCGCCATGGCTGGGCGCTGTGGCGCGGGAGCCGCACGGAACGCCGGCGCCGCGGGCCGCGCCATTGCCGGAGGTGCCGCAGGCCGGGCCATTGCCGGAGGTGGTGCAGGCCGGGCCATTGCCGGAGGTGGTGCCACTGGGCGAGCCATAGCCGGCGGTGGTCCCGCCGGTCGGGCCGCTGGCGCAGCCCCGCCACCTGGCCCGCCACCTTGGCCATGACCTCTGCCCTGTTGGGCGGACGAGCCGGTGCTCAACGCGATCGCGGAGACACCAAGGAAAAACACGGCAACGCGAACCCCGAGCGGAAGCATGGTCGCAACTCCCTCGTGCTTCGTCGCCCGCAAAGCTAACGCGCATGCGTAGGAATCGTTCGCTAGGAGCCTATGACTTATTTTGCGATCTTGTGACTTTTGCGATCTTGTGACGCGGGAGCGGCGCTATAGCCTTAGCCGACCGTGCAGGGCACGCTCAGAAATCCGCGGAATCTCACCCGGCCGCCGCGGACCGGTTCGCCGTCGAGCGCATAATCCGGAAAGCGCGCGAGGAAACGCGAGATCGCAATCGCGCCCTCGAGCCGCGCCAGCGCCATCCCGGCGCATTGATGCGCGCCGGTGCCGAAGGCGAGATGCCGGTTCGGCGCGCGGCTGACATCAAGACGTTCGGGGTCGGCGAACTGCGCGGGATCACGGTTGGCCGCGCCGATGCACAGCGTCACCGGCGTGCCCGGTGGCATCTTGATGCCGCCGAGCTCGAACGGCTCGACTGTCATGCGGTTGCCGAGCTGGTTGGAGCTCTCGAACCGCAGCATTTCCTCGACCGCGGTCTTGATCAGCGACGGGTCCTCGATCAATCGTCGCTTCTCGCCGGCGTGCTGCAGCAGCGCCACCAGCCCGTTGCCGATCAGGTTGGTGGTGGTCTCGTGGCCGGCATTGAGCAGGAAGATGCAGTTGTGCAGCAGCTCCTTTTCGGTGAGCCGCTCGCCATTGTCTTCGCCCTGGATGAGCCGGGTCAGCACATCGCGGTCGGGATTGCCGGGCTTTGCCCGCCGCCGTGCCACCAGTACTTCCAGATAGGCAAGAAAATCCTTCACCGCCTTGTTGCCGCGGGCGAAAGCATCCGGGCCGATAACCGGCTCCAGCGCGCCGAGGATGGCGAGCGACCAATCGCGCAAGGGGCCGCGCTCCTCCTGCGGAACGTCGAGCAGATTGCCGATCACCTCGATCGGAATCGCGGTCGCAAAATCCTCGATCAGATCGACCTTGCTTTTGGCCGCGATGGTGTCGAGCAGCCGGTCTACCAGCCTGACCAGATCTGGCTCCATGCCGGCAATCGCGCGTGGCGACAGCGCGCCCATGATGAGGCGGCGGACGCGGGTGTGGGCAGGAGGATCGTTGAAGACGAGGCTGGTGGTGTGGTGCTCGTAGAGCAGGGAGTCGCCGTACTTCGGCGAGAACTCCTTCTTCTTGTCCGACGAGAACGCCTTGGTGTTCTTGTAGGCCGTGACCAGATCGTCGTAGCGGGTCAGGAAATACGAGCCGTTCGGCAGCCGCTTGACCGGCTCGTTCTCTCGCAGCGCGCGATAGGTCGGGTAGGGGTCCACGTAGAACTCCGGCGTCAGCTTTTCGAGGTCGAAGGTCGCCGCCAGTTCGCGCGCATTCAGGTTCATGGCTCGCCATACCCTTTTGGGAGGTCGGGACAAATCGGCAAATTAGTCGCATGTGCAACTATCTTAGTTGCCGTTGCAGGGGCGTCAAGCGGGCGCGCTGCTGCCAACCGGGCGTCTCCGCGGCTCGCTTGGGTTGCGGCCCATCCGGAATGAGCCGGAAGGGTGCGCGTCGAATTCCGGGAAAAAATCGTGGCTGAACAAGGTGATGAGGCTGTGTCTTTGACGCCACCCCGGGACAGAATCCGCTTGGTGCGCTGCAATAGATCCTTGACTTCGTCAAGGTGAGTGATTACTCACGCCCTCATGTCCACCCTGCGTATGACCAGTGACTTGCGGCGCCAATTGATCCTGAGCGCTGCCAAGCGATGCTTCGCCCGTAACGGCTTTGCCGGCACCACGACCAAGAGCGTGGCGGCCGCCGCGGCTATTTCGGAAGGGCTGTTGTTCAAGCACTTCCCGTCCAAGGCCGCGCTCTATGCCGAAATTCTCGCCGAAGAATGCGAGGCCGATCCGGATTTCGCGCACCTGCTCGGCCAGGAGCCTTCCACTGCCACACTGGTCGAACTGGTCAAGGGCATGGTTGACCATTTCATCGAGGTATCGAACGGAGAGGACCAGGAAGAGGCGCAGCGGCTGCGGCTGATGACGACCAGCCATCTCGACGACGGCGAGTTCGCGCGCCTGCTCTACGACAAGATCAGCGGCCTGATCGGGCCGGTATTCACCGCATCGATCGAAAGTGCGGTCGCGTCTGGCGATGCGGCGCGGATCGGCAGCGATCCGCTCAACCTGTTCTGGTTCGCGCATCACACCGTGCTGATGGCGGCGCTGACGCGGCTTCCGGCCGTGCCCTGTCTTTCCTACGGCAACGCCGCCGATCTCGAGCGGCAACTTAGTCAATTCATCCTGCGCGGCATCGGACTTACCGAGGCCGCAATTGCTTCTCATCTGGACAGCGGGCTGTCACCGAATTCGGGACAATCGGTAACTGCGGAAAGTGCATGACATGAATATCCTGACTGAACCCAAAATTTCGGGCAAGCCGATTACCGAGAAGCCGCACAAGCGGCCGGTCCGGATGGTGCGCTGGTTCATCATCATCGGAACGCTGCTGGCTCTGCTGGTCGGCGGCCTGGTGTGGTTCAACTACTTCCGCGGCAAGATGATCGCGCAGTTCTTCGCGGGCATGAAGCCGCCGCCGATCAGCGTCAACGTTGCCACAGCGAAGTCCGAAACGATTCCCAATCTTCTGACCGCGGTCGGCGATCTCGCCGCCGTGCATCAGGTCAACGTGACCTCCGACGTGAACGGCCGCATCACCGATATCCTGTTCAAGGCGGGCACCAGCGTGAAGGCGGGTACGCCGTTGGTGCAGTTGTTCGACGGTCCCGAGCAGGGCGACCTCGCCAACTTCAAGGCACAGCAGCGCGTGGCGCAGATATCGCTGGATCGCGCCAAGCAACTGGCCGAGCGCCAGGTCGGACCGCAAGCGACGGTGGATAACGCCCAGGCTGTGTTCGACCAGGCCAGTGCCGGCATCGCCAAGACGGAAGCCATCATCTCACAGAAGCTGGTGCGGGCTCCCTTCGACGGTGAACTCGGCGTTCGCAGGGTCGAGGTCGGACAATATCTGACCGCCGGGACGCAGATCGTCTCGTTGACCGATCTGTCGGTGCTGTTTGCGAACTTCACCGTGACGGAAAAGGATTCCGGCCAGCTCAAGGTCGGGCAGATCGTCCGTATCGCGGTCGATGCCTATCCGGGCCGCACCTTCGAGGGCAAGATCACCACCATCGAGCCGCAGATCGCGACCGAAACGCGCAACATTCGCGTGCAGGCGACGATCCAGAATCCGGACAAGATCCTCAAGCCCGGCATGTTCGCGACCACCACCGTGGTGCTGCCGGACAAGCCGCCGGTGGTCACCGTGCCCGAAACCGCGATCGACTACACGCTCTATGGCGACTCGGTCTACCTCATCAGCGAGAAGAAGGAAGAGGATGGCAAGACCAGCCTCTCGGTGACGCGGACCTTCGTGCAGACCGGCAACCGCATCGAAGGACGCGCCGAAGTCCTGAAAGGGTTGAAAGATGGCGACCGCGTCGTCGCGGTGGGCCAGCTCAAGCTGCAATCGGGAGCGGCGGTGACGCTCTCGAACGATCCGGTGCCGCCAATTCCGGCGAAGCCGCCGCGCTACTGACACGCCTGGTAACTCACGATCGCGCGGCCCAAGGGGGCCGCGCTGGCGAAAGACGGGCAGCGGTGTTCTCGAATGATGCCGCGCCCCGAAATGCTGAACTCAGCGGGATAATCTACAGATGGCCTTCACCGATATTTTCATCAAGCGTCCGGTCCTGTCGGTCGTCGTCAGTCTGCTGATCCTGCTGATCGGCCTGCGGGCCGCTAGCGTATTGCCGATCCGGCAATACCCGAAGCTGTCGAATACCGTGGTCACCATCACGACCGTGTACCCGGGCGCATCTGCCAATCTGATCCAGGGTTTCATCACCACGCCGATTGAGCAGGCGGTCGCCTCGGCCGAGGGCGTGGACTACATCACTTCGTCGTCCGTGCAGGGCACGAGCACGATCCAGGTTTACGTCAAGCTGAATTTTGACCCGAACCAGGCGCTGACCGAAGTGCTCGCCAAGGTGAATTCGGTCAAATATCTGATCCCGAAGGAATCGAACGATCCCATCGTCGTCAAGACGACCGGTCAGACCACGGCCGTGATGTATCTCGGATTCTCCAGCGACGAGCTCTCGGGTTCGGCGATATCGGACTATCTGACGCGCGTGGTGCAGCCGGTACTGTCGACTGTCGATGGCGTGGCGTCCGCCGATATTCTCGGCGGCCAGACTTTTGCGATGCGGTTGTGGCTCGATCCGGTCAAGATGGCCGGGCGCGGCGTATCGCCAAGCGATGTCTCGCAGGCGATCGCCGCAAACAACTTCCAGGCCGCGGCCGGGCAGTCCAAGGGCTACTTCATCGTCTCGAACGTTCAGACGAATACGGACCTGCGGAACCTCGAGCAATTCAAGAAGATGATCGTCAAGTCCAAGGACGGCGGCTTCGTGCGGATCGAGGATATCGCGACCGTCGAGCTTGCCGCCCAGAGCTCGGATGCGAGCGTCGCCTTCAGCGGCGAGCGCGCGATCTTCATCGGCGTGCAGGCGACGCCGCAAGGCAACCCGCTGACGCTGGTCAAGGGCGTGCGCGCGTTGATGCCGGAGATCGAACGCAACCTGCCGCCCTCGATGAAGATGAAAGTGGCCTATGACTCCACCAAGTTCATTCAGTCGTCGATCGACGAGGTGAAGAATACGCTGATCGAGGCGGTGCTGATCGTCGTGGTCGTGATCTTCCTGTTCCTGGCCTCGTTCCGCTCGGTCATCATCCCGGTGGTCACGATTCCGCTGTCGTTGATTGGCGTCTGCAGCCTGATGCTGGCGATGGGCTTCAGCTTCAATCTTCTGACGCTGCTGGCGATGGTGCTGGCGATCGGACTCGTGGTCGACGACGCCATCGTGGTGGTGGAGAACATCCATCGACATCTGGAGGAAGGCAAGACGCCGGTGCAGGCGTCGCTGCAGGGCGCGCGCGAAATTGTCGGACCCGTGATCTCGATGACGATCACGCTTGCCGCGGTC contains these protein-coding regions:
- a CDS encoding cytochrome c family protein, with product MLASPSALPQAPQGTEEASGQQAFNNACRTCHLVREGDNRLGPNLYKIVGRKAGSLPDYAFSGAMKEAGFVWDEEKLDRFIANPDEVVPGNSMKPYGGLSSSDDRKKIVAFLAQAR
- a CDS encoding TetR/AcrR family transcriptional regulator, translating into MSTLRMTSDLRRQLILSAAKRCFARNGFAGTTTKSVAAAAAISEGLLFKHFPSKAALYAEILAEECEADPDFAHLLGQEPSTATLVELVKGMVDHFIEVSNGEDQEEAQRLRLMTTSHLDDGEFARLLYDKISGLIGPVFTASIESAVASGDAARIGSDPLNLFWFAHHTVLMAALTRLPAVPCLSYGNAADLERQLSQFILRGIGLTEAAIASHLDSGLSPNSGQSVTAESA
- a CDS encoding efflux RND transporter periplasmic adaptor subunit — translated: MNILTEPKISGKPITEKPHKRPVRMVRWFIIIGTLLALLVGGLVWFNYFRGKMIAQFFAGMKPPPISVNVATAKSETIPNLLTAVGDLAAVHQVNVTSDVNGRITDILFKAGTSVKAGTPLVQLFDGPEQGDLANFKAQQRVAQISLDRAKQLAERQVGPQATVDNAQAVFDQASAGIAKTEAIISQKLVRAPFDGELGVRRVEVGQYLTAGTQIVSLTDLSVLFANFTVTEKDSGQLKVGQIVRIAVDAYPGRTFEGKITTIEPQIATETRNIRVQATIQNPDKILKPGMFATTTVVLPDKPPVVTVPETAIDYTLYGDSVYLISEKKEEDGKTSLSVTRTFVQTGNRIEGRAEVLKGLKDGDRVVAVGQLKLQSGAAVTLSNDPVPPIPAKPPRY
- a CDS encoding cytochrome P450, whose amino-acid sequence is MNLNARELAATFDLEKLTPEFYVDPYPTYRALRENEPVKRLPNGSYFLTRYDDLVTAYKNTKAFSSDKKKEFSPKYGDSLLYEHHTTSLVFNDPPAHTRVRRLIMGALSPRAIAGMEPDLVRLVDRLLDTIAAKSKVDLIEDFATAIPIEVIGNLLDVPQEERGPLRDWSLAILGALEPVIGPDAFARGNKAVKDFLAYLEVLVARRRAKPGNPDRDVLTRLIQGEDNGERLTEKELLHNCIFLLNAGHETTTNLIGNGLVALLQHAGEKRRLIEDPSLIKTAVEEMLRFESSNQLGNRMTVEPFELGGIKMPPGTPVTLCIGAANRDPAQFADPERLDVSRAPNRHLAFGTGAHQCAGMALARLEGAIAISRFLARFPDYALDGEPVRGGRVRFRGFLSVPCTVG
- a CDS encoding Spy/CpxP family protein refolding chaperone: MQQRIQQRQQMVQERQREVLSRQSTERQGRIDRLQQRVQQLQSQKPEGRQAQRAQERLLQTQSRLLQREQRMQQSDQARLQRLAPPPSAERSAAAAAVQAAARGRFAAQFRSNDALQARAELTARENGWAPRHAWRRGHRAAFVAWLGPVFWPYAYSDIFEYTFWPTAYDPGYWAYAYDDFVDTVFWGTDSPYSAYARYPEPGAAITDSRARGRASVSPQTLRQLCGDPGKGVTAWPIAEITRAVRPTPEQRALLDELKTAAAKAADVFKESCADSYAMTPPGRLRAMTNRVKATLDAITIVRPALEKFYNSLNDEQKARFNALGPSLGERPQQQASAQAEGCGDPKSSLTQMPIERIEAVVRPAGEQKEALDRLSDVTKKAVAGLQAVCPDDVPLTPVGRLDAMEKRLKAMIEAADWVQEALDKFYATLGSEQKARFNTLRQIASP
- a CDS encoding Gfo/Idh/MocA family protein; translation: MTTKRLGLIMNGVTGRMGLNQHLIRSIIAIRDQGGVLLSNGDRMLPDPILIGRDAEKVEKLAKRFNVERWSTNFDKALADTNDSIFFDAATTQARPSLLTKAIEAGKHVYCEKPIATNLEEAIAVLKLANARGVKHGTVQDKLFLPGLKKLAFLRDSGFFGRMLSVRGEFGYWVFEGGWQEAQRPSWNYRSEDGGGIILDMVCHWRYVLDNLFGEVESISCLGTTDIPERFDEKGKKYTATADDSAYATFRLKGGVIAHINMSWVTRVYRDDLVTFQVDGTHGSAVAGLTDCVIQARQATPRPVWNPDEKRTHDFYADWQKVPENVVYDNGFKEQWEMFIRHVCEDAPYKFTLLEGAKGVQLAECALQSWRERRWIDVAPIKV
- a CDS encoding sugar phosphate isomerase/epimerase produces the protein MRDFSSDHRWLSLNTATVRKQGDLVAIIDACARHGIRAIDPWRDQVASVGLDRAVRAVRDAGLELSGYCRGGMFTSDAARRVEARDDNRRAIDEAKALGAPCIVLVVGGLPQYSRPGSAVSKDIAAARTQVHDAIAEMLEYAQQANMPLAIEPLHPAYAADRACVNTTKQALDICDQLDPQRTGALGVALDVYHIWWDPELMSQIARAGKDRLLAFHVCDWLVPTKDILNDRGMMGDGVIDIKSARAAVEAQGFAGYSEIEIFSNDWWARPMDEVLKTCIERHRTVV
- a CDS encoding dihydrodipicolinate synthase family protein; the encoded protein is MNKPVLPMSSLSLRLPTADRSIETYRLAASRTFPAKLEGTLNRVAFSAAHVVADPFVDNDPWLSAAIDWDRTIAFREHIWELGLGVAEAMDTAQRGMGLDWPTSLELIQRSVKAAKAKGNALVFSGAGTDHLAVEDAKSIDDVIRAYEEQIAAVEKAGGRIILMASRALAKLGRSADDYATVYNRVLGQVREPVIIHWLGDMFDPALAGYWGTADLDKAMDTAVAIINANAAKVDGVKVSLLDKQREIDMRRRLDKNVKMYTGDDFNYAELIAGDAQGFSHALLGIFDAIAPAASYALSRLAAGDDAGFHDVLGPTVPLSRHIFRAPTRFYKTGIVFMAYLNGHQDHFTMVGGQESTRSTLHLAELFRLADKAGLLSNPELATRRMKTVLATRGIEP